ATGACCACGTGCTGTTTGATCGCCTCCTGAACAAAAACTATAAACACCATCTTTGGTTGAAGGCCCCTCAGCTGATAATAATACGACCCCAATATTCACATCTTCATGTGCATCATAAAACGCATCATATAATTCACTAGTCGTTTTTGGGCGAAAGGCATTTCGAACATTTGGTCTATTAAAAGCTATGCGTGCCACACCATCAGATTTCTGATAGGTGATGTCTTCATATTCCTTAACCGTTTTCCAGTTTGCTACACTCATTTTCTTTATTTTTGTCAAAAATAATTATTATTTATCTAACAATTCAGTACCATGAGAAATATTCTGTTTTTATTCGCCTTTCTTTTTACAATCACAACCAGTTTTTCACAAAGTTACACCTTTGAATCGGTAATCGATTTAGATGCCACCGATGTGATTAGCCAAGGAAATACGGGAACATGTTGGAGTTTTTCAACATCCTCATTTTTAGAAAGTGAAATCATGCGGTTAACGGGAAAACAAATTGATATTTCTGAAATGTTTCAAGTCCGTCACACCTATCCTAAAAAAGCATGGAATTATGTTATGCGTCAAGGAAAAGCACAATTTAGTGAAGGTGGTTTGGCTCATGATGTTATGAACAGTATTCGCGATTATGGTTTGGTACCACAATCCGTTTATAGTGGCATGGAAACTGGGGTAACTGGACACAATCATGCTGAAATGGTAGCCGTTTTAAATGGCATGTTGGATGTTTATATTGAAAATCCAGGAAGACGATTATCACCTAAATGGCAAGCAGTTGTAAATAGTACTTTGGATACCTATTTAGGAAAAGATATTACCTCCTTTACATATGAAGGTGTGGAATATACACCAAAATCGTTTCAGGCAATGACGCAAATTAATCCTGATAATTATGTAAGCATAACCTCATTTACACACAAGCCGTTTTACTCCCAATTCATTTTAAATATTCCCGATAATTTCTCCAATGGTAGTTTTTATAATGTGCAATTAGATGAACTGATGTCCACCATTAATCACGCTTTAGAAAATGGTTTTACGGTTGAATTAGATTGTGATGTGAGTGAAAAAACATTTTCTGCTAAACACGGTATTGCGGTAATTCCTAAAGATGATGCAACCGCTGCTGAAGCTATTATTAGCGTACGTCCGGAAAAAACAATTACTCCAGAATACAGACAACAAGAATTTGAAAACTACGCTACAACAGACGATCATTTGATGCATATTACTGGTATGCTAAAAGATCAAAATGGCACCTTATATTATAAGGTAAAAAATTCTTGGGGAACAGATGAAAGTCGCGTAGCCAATGACGGTTATATATATATGAGTGATTCTTTTATGCGTTTAAAAACCATTTCAGTCATGGTGCATAAAGACGCTGTTACTAACGATTTAAAGAAGAAATTGAAATTGTAATAAAAATAAGAACCAAGACCGTCCCGATAATTATCGGGACTTTTATAATCAAGAATCAAGACTTAAATTTTGCTGACTTGATAACCTAGTTATTGAATTGGGAAATGTTTAATTAAATAGACTTTCAAGCAACTAAAAAAAATAAAAGTCATCAACTCCTAAATCGCTGTTGATGACTTTTTTATAATAGTTTCAAATTGTAAGATATACTAGAGGATTCCTATTCTACCAAATAAATCCCATCATCTTTAATTTCAATCAATTTTTGTCTGTATAAGGTTCCAATAGCTTTCTTAAAGCTTTTTTTACTCATTTGAAGCGCATTTTTTATAGTATCTGGATCAGATTTGTCTGTAAGGTTTAAATAACCACCATGGTCTTCCAGTTCCTTCATTATTAAATCCGCATTCGGTTCGATACTTCGGTAACCCATTTTACCTAAACCAATGTCCAGTTTATTATCAGGTCGGATTTTCTTAACATAGCCTTTTAAGCGGTCGCCAATGGAAAGGTCTTGAAAAATATCATCGTTAAAAATTAAGCCTTGATGTTTTTTATTCACTATCACATTCATACCAATATCAGATGGATGCGAAACTATTAAATCCACTTCTTGAAAAGCTTCAACCGTTAATTCTTTATTATCTAAAAACTGATTGGTTTTACTAGAAGCAACTAAACGATTAGACGTTTCATCAAGAAAGCAATACACCAAATACCAGCCGCCTTTTTTCATACTAAAGGCCTGTTCTCTAAATGGACAGAATAACTCTTTAACCATTCCCCAGTCTAAAAAAGCACCATGTTCGGTAACGGCATTACAACGTAATACAGCAAATTCACCACGTTGAATATACGGCTTATCGGTAACGGCAACTAGACGTTCTTCGTTATCTAAATACACAAATACATCCAGTTTATCCCAAATTTTAAATTCTTTCGGGACATAGCGGTTTGGCAGTAAAACCTCATTTCCATCCGCGTCTTCCAAAAATAATCCTGGTTCGGTTTCGCGAAGGATTTCTAATGTATTGTATTCTCCAATTTTTATCATGTGACAAAGGTACTATTTTATGAGATATCTTGTGTATCTGTTTTTATGGATTTAGAAATATCCTCAATATTTTAAATTTAGGTATAAAAAAAGCCACTTGAAGAAGTGGCGTTTTACATATGTTATGAAGATCTAGTAAACAGATTCCTTTTTGAAATGTTTAGTTAATAGATAATATACAACAGCTCTGTACTTATTACGGTTGGATTTACCGTATTGTTCCATAACTATTTCAATTCCTTTATCTAATTCCGGGCTATCTTTTAATCCAAGTTTTTTAATTAAGAAATTGTTTTTTACCGTTGCTAATTCCGATGCATCTGAACCTGAAACCGTTGCTGCATCCGCATTATAAATAGATGGTCCACAGCCAATAGTTACTTTTGTCAGTAAATCCATATCTGCATTTACACCTAATTTATCTTTTAAATCGGCTGCATATTTAGCTATTAATTCGTCTCTTTTACTCATGTTTATAAAAATTAATTTAAAGATTAATATGAGCCCCTAATATACTTAATAATGAGTCATTTAAAAAATACGACGCCATTTTTAACAATTACTTAATAAACTTGAAATAATTCAATAATACGTCGTCATTCTCTGTACGTGGTGTGAATATTTCTAATATTTTGGGTTGATCTGATTCTTTATAAAAATCTTTTAATTTATTTTTAAGCTGAGTGGCATTCGCTGCAGTTCCATATTGGAAGCCATACATAGCAGCCAATTGTTTTGCTGTAAAATTATGAGTAGTTTCAAAAAAGTTTTCAAAATTTTCTGAATCCTTATTTCCTGGCAAAATTCTAAAAATTCCACCGCCTTGATTATTCACAATAATTAGTCTAAAATTATTAGGAATGTAATTATTCCACAGTGCATTGCTATCATAAAAAAAGCTTAAATCGCCAGTAATAAAAATCGTTTGTTTTTCTTGGCCAACGGCACAACCTATAGCTGTAGAAGTACTGCCATCAATACCACTGGTGCCACGATTACAAAACACGTTTATTGATTTATGAATATCAAAAAGCTGTGCATATCTTATCGTGGAACTGTTACCCAATTGCAATGCGAGATTATTTGGTAAACTTTTAAATACCGTCTCAAACACCTGAAAGTCACTAAAAGGAATTTCGTTTAAATACGCACTATGTTTTTCTTTTCTATAAAGTCTAACCTGCTCCCAAGTGGCTTTGTAATCACTTTTTACAAAATGCGTGATTTGGGGTAAGAAGGTTTCAAAAAAATTATTA
Above is a window of Bizionia sp. M204 DNA encoding:
- a CDS encoding S1 RNA-binding domain-containing protein, producing MIKIGEYNTLEILRETEPGLFLEDADGNEVLLPNRYVPKEFKIWDKLDVFVYLDNEERLVAVTDKPYIQRGEFAVLRCNAVTEHGAFLDWGMVKELFCPFREQAFSMKKGGWYLVYCFLDETSNRLVASSKTNQFLDNKELTVEAFQEVDLIVSHPSDIGMNVIVNKKHQGLIFNDDIFQDLSIGDRLKGYVKKIRPDNKLDIGLGKMGYRSIEPNADLIMKELEDHGGYLNLTDKSDPDTIKNALQMSKKSFKKAIGTLYRQKLIEIKDDGIYLVE
- a CDS encoding C1 family peptidase, which gives rise to MRNILFLFAFLFTITTSFSQSYTFESVIDLDATDVISQGNTGTCWSFSTSSFLESEIMRLTGKQIDISEMFQVRHTYPKKAWNYVMRQGKAQFSEGGLAHDVMNSIRDYGLVPQSVYSGMETGVTGHNHAEMVAVLNGMLDVYIENPGRRLSPKWQAVVNSTLDTYLGKDITSFTYEGVEYTPKSFQAMTQINPDNYVSITSFTHKPFYSQFILNIPDNFSNGSFYNVQLDELMSTINHALENGFTVELDCDVSEKTFSAKHGIAVIPKDDATAAEAIISVRPEKTITPEYRQQEFENYATTDDHLMHITGMLKDQNGTLYYKVKNSWGTDESRVANDGYIYMSDSFMRLKTISVMVHKDAVTNDLKKKLKL
- a CDS encoding DUF2853 family protein, with the protein product MSKRDELIAKYAADLKDKLGVNADMDLLTKVTIGCGPSIYNADAATVSGSDASELATVKNNFLIKKLGLKDSPELDKGIEIVMEQYGKSNRNKYRAVVYYLLTKHFKKESVY